In a genomic window of uncultured Flavobacterium sp.:
- a CDS encoding Crp/Fnr family transcriptional regulator, whose product MTELIDVINSFQVMDFETEQVIRKYFIVEKLTKNELIIEEGRICNKVYFIKSGAVRRFCLEDGIEVTKWIYTDNQFVTSMSSFFEQNPSFESFQTCEETTVYSLTYDAEQILLEYPLFAKFHIKLLRVYLSKINEFHHLFRAMNAQEKYLYLLDFFPQIILKAKLKHIASLIGVSQETLSRIRASIN is encoded by the coding sequence ATGACAGAACTAATTGATGTGATTAATAGTTTTCAAGTGATGGATTTTGAAACAGAACAAGTAATCCGTAAATACTTTATTGTCGAAAAACTTACGAAAAATGAATTGATTATTGAAGAAGGAAGAATCTGTAATAAAGTTTATTTTATAAAGTCCGGTGCTGTTAGACGATTTTGTCTGGAAGATGGAATAGAAGTAACGAAGTGGATTTATACAGATAATCAATTTGTGACTTCTATGAGTAGTTTTTTTGAGCAAAACCCTTCATTTGAAAGTTTCCAAACATGTGAGGAAACAACTGTATATTCGTTAACATACGACGCTGAACAAATTTTATTAGAATATCCGCTATTCGCTAAATTTCATATTAAACTATTAAGAGTTTATCTTTCTAAAATAAATGAGTTTCATCATTTATTTCGAGCAATGAATGCTCAGGAAAAGTATTTGTATTTACTTGATTTTTTTCCTCAGATTATTTTAAAAGCAAAATTAAAACACATTGCATCATTAATTGGTGTAAGTCAGGAAACTTTAAGCAGAATTAGAGCTTCAATTAATTGA
- the lpxA gene encoding acyl-ACP--UDP-N-acetylglucosamine O-acyltransferase, producing MKNRVIGRNAIIGKNVHIGNFTTIENDVVIGDNTWIGNNVTILDGCRIGSNCQIHSGAVLAGIPQDLKFNGEYTLLEIGNHTNIREFVTINRGTASKGKTVIGNHNLIMSNAHIGHDCFIGDHCIIGFSVGMAGEVIVEDYVNISGLSAIHQFSIIGRHSMISGISRIVKDVPPFIMAAREPLSYVGLNVVGLKRNGFSIDKIEELKNIYRIIFQEKRNTALALNLIENQFEQTTERDLILDFIRNSKRGIVKGSIF from the coding sequence TTGAAAAATAGGGTAATTGGACGGAATGCAATTATTGGAAAGAATGTTCATATTGGTAATTTTACCACAATTGAAAATGATGTTGTAATTGGTGATAATACCTGGATTGGAAATAATGTTACGATTTTAGACGGTTGTAGAATAGGCAGTAATTGTCAAATACATTCAGGAGCTGTGTTGGCGGGAATTCCGCAGGATTTGAAATTTAACGGAGAATATACGTTACTTGAAATTGGAAATCACACTAACATTCGGGAGTTTGTAACTATAAATAGAGGAACTGCCTCTAAAGGCAAAACAGTAATTGGAAATCATAATTTAATAATGTCAAATGCACATATTGGTCATGACTGTTTTATTGGTGATCATTGTATTATTGGTTTTAGTGTGGGAATGGCTGGCGAAGTAATTGTAGAAGATTATGTGAATATTAGTGGTTTATCTGCTATACATCAATTTTCGATTATTGGAAGACATAGTATGATAAGTGGAATTAGCCGAATTGTTAAGGATGTTCCGCCTTTTATTATGGCAGCTCGCGAACCACTTTCTTATGTTGGGTTAAATGTTGTTGGATTGAAAAGGAACGGTTTTTCAATTGATAAAATTGAAGAGTTAAAAAATATTTATCGGATCATTTTTCAGGAAAAAAGAAATACTGCACTTGCTTTAAATTTAATTGAAAATCAATTTGAGCAAACTACAGAACGTGATTTAATCTTAGATTTTATAAGAAATTCAAAAAGAGGTATTGTGAAAGGATCAATTTTTTGA